In Parasegetibacter sp. NRK P23, a single genomic region encodes these proteins:
- a CDS encoding ABC transporter ATP-binding protein: MNQILSVNNLTKQYRSAERELTVLHNISFSIDAGGTAAIIGPSGSGKTTLLGLCAGLDRASEGTVVLNGITLNELGEDERAAIRNRHVGFIFQNFQLLPTLTALENVMVPMELRGENNSRKQAESLLQKVGLAERIHHYPSQLSGGEQQRVCIARAFSTQPAILFADEPTGNLDAETSARIIELLFNLNKEAGTTLVIVTHDPELAALTQRIIRLKGGHLISDEPTLKP; encoded by the coding sequence ATGAACCAGATACTTTCCGTCAACAACCTTACCAAGCAATACCGTAGCGCCGAACGCGAACTAACGGTGCTCCACAACATCAGTTTTTCCATTGATGCCGGCGGAACCGCGGCCATCATCGGTCCATCGGGTAGCGGCAAGACCACATTACTGGGTCTCTGCGCCGGACTGGACCGCGCCAGCGAAGGAACCGTTGTATTGAACGGCATTACATTAAATGAACTTGGCGAAGACGAAAGGGCCGCCATCCGGAACCGGCACGTGGGATTCATTTTCCAGAACTTCCAGTTGCTCCCCACCTTAACCGCACTGGAAAATGTGATGGTGCCTATGGAACTGCGTGGTGAAAACAACAGCCGGAAACAGGCGGAATCCCTCTTACAGAAAGTGGGACTGGCCGAACGCATCCACCACTACCCTTCCCAGCTTTCCGGAGGCGAACAACAGCGGGTGTGCATCGCACGGGCCTTCTCCACCCAACCGGCCATTCTTTTTGCCGATGAACCCACAGGCAACCTGGACGCTGAAACCAGCGCCCGCATCATCGAACTGCTTTTTAACCTGAACAAAGAAGCCGGCACCACCCTCGTGATCGTGACCCACGACCCGGAACTGGCCGCCCTTACCCAACGCATCATAAGGCTGAAAGGCGGGCACCTTATTTCAGATGAACCAACTTTAAAGCCATGA